GCGCTCCAAAAGACTGGGATGAGCTCTATAGATATGCGCGCCATATGACAATTGACCCGGCCAAGGAACCCAATTCCAAACCAGGCGACCGCCGTCAATACGGGCTTTCAATGCTTACGGGATATGCAGCAGGATGGCACTTTATCGATTATGTGTGGTCCGGCGGCGGAGATGTTGTGCACTCCTATTATCGCAAAAATGATACTCTTATTCCGACACCCCCGCCCATGGCAAATTACAAAGACTTAGGCATTGCCATATCGGATGCGACAGCATACTACCCCAAGCTGCAAAACGCCGACAATACTCTACACAAGCTCGGCGTGCCGACCGGATCCTCAGCCTATGACCTGGAATGGCGAATGGTTACAAATGAGCCAAAAGCTATGCGCGCATTCTACTTTTATCGAAAGCTGATCCATCAACCATGGCTGCGCAATGGAGACCATGAGTTTGATATCACCCCGGCAATGCTCAAATCGGGCAAGGCGACAGACCCACAGACAGGCAAGGTTTTTAACCTGAATGACAAGGCTGTCCGCAAACGCATTTATTGGGGAGTCACTCAGGCAAAAGATAATCAGTCGGGCAGGCTCGGAGGGGTAAATGTAGCCTACGCAATGCAAATTTCCGCTCTCAGTGACGCCGACATAGTCGATCAGAACCAGTTTTTTATTGCGCCGATACCTTCATACAAAGGCGAAAAACATGTGGCGTATGTCGCTGGCGATTATCTGGCAATAAGCGCAGGAATCATGGCTGAGGACAAACCCGGCAGGCACAGTCTCAAAGCTATTAGAGACGCTGCCTGGACATACATTGAGTTTTGTACAGGTCCGCAGGCGCAGCGCATAACGGCTCAAACACTCATCGGTTACGGTTTGGGAGAGTATGTGCGCCCGTCCATTCTCAAAGAAATCGGATACACGGACCTGCTTGCGCGACAGTCACAGGCGACAAAACAGCTCTGGAATGACATTGAGACCAACGGAAGAGTCGAGCCATACTGCCCAGGCTGGACTAATGTGCAGACCCGAGAGCTCAATATGCCTCTCGAAACCCTTATAAACGATACTCCAAACCCAAACACCGGCAAGTTCAAGTATGACCCACAGCGGATTATGGATGACACCGTGCGCAACGTGAACACCATGATATTGGGCAAAATGCCCGATTCGGAGGTTACGCGCCGTTCGAGAATAGGCTGGATTATCTTTGCTATTATGGCTGTTGCTCTGACGCTGGCCGCCCACAAAGTAGTCCGGCTGGCAATGGGCAGCCAGGCAAAGGTAGATGACAATGAAGGCTTTGGAGTCGGCGGCAATAAAGCGCGCAAGCGGCTCTATGCGTGGCTGTTTCTGATCCCCGCTGTCGGCACGATTGCCGTCTGGGCGTACTACCCGCTCTTGCGTGGATTGCTGATGGCATTCCAGGATTACAAAATACTGGGCGGCTCAAGCTTTGTCGGCCTGAGAAACTTTATAGAAGCAGTCAGCGAGCCTAAGTTCTGGCAATATCTGCTGCAGACTCTACAGTATATGATAATGCTTGTCGGGCTTGGATTCCTGGCGCCTATCGGGCTTGCAATACTGCTCACGGAAATACCAAGGTTTAAGGTGCTCTTCCGCACTATTTTCTATCTGCCTGCCGTAACGACAGGAGTTGTAACACTCTTTCTCTGGAAATGGCTGATCTACGACCCTACGGAGTTCGGCGTCATCAACAGCCTGATTCTCTGGTTTAACAAAATACCAACGCCGCTTGCGGTGTTCATAAAGCTTGCCGTGCTCGCGGTAGGTATATTGATTGCAGCCTCACTACTGCTGCAGGCAGGTGCAAAAACAAACTCCAGTCGAGAGAGATGGCTTGCAGGCATACTCGGCGGCGCATTGGGAGCTATGATAGTCGGCTACATGATTGGCCTGCTTTCTTCCGGTGGAGCGCATGCCGTTTGTGCGACCTTTGGCGGCAAGTTCAACTTCAGCATTCAATCGTTCCTGAGAGACCCGAGTCTGGCGATGTTGTGGCTGGTAATCCCGGTTATATGGGCGGGAACAGGGCCGGGATGTTTGATATACCTGGCTGCCATGAAGGGAATCCCTGAGGAGCAGTATGAGGCCGCTGACCTGGATGGCGCAGGCTTCTGGCAAAAAATTATAAATATAATGTACCCGAACCTGCAGGCGCTCATTATCATCAACCTCGTTGGAGCAGTTGTAGCCGGGTTTAAAGAATCCAGCAACATCTTCCTGATGACCGGCGGCGGCCCGCAGGATGCCACGATGACCACTGGTTTGTATATATGGTACAACGCATTTATGTTCCTCAACTTTGGCCTATCCACGGCCATGGCATGGATTATGGGCGCAATACTACTCGGGTTTACATTAAAGCAGCTTCAGATACTAAATAAGATCCAGTTCCGCAACACATCCGTGGATCAGGAAGCAAAAGGCGCGAAGGGATAAGGCAGAATATATGTCGCTGGTAAGTGCAGTGGGACGCAAGTCTCCAAAAGTAAGACTGATATTTTTGGCAATGTATCTGTTGCTGATAATCGGCGCTGTGACGATGGTCTATCCGTTTATGCTGATGGTGTGCATGGCCACGACAGGTAAATCCGATACCGTGGAGCTAAACCCCATACCGGCATATTGGGCAAACGATGAGATCCTCTTCAAGAAATATATATTTGATGCTGCGCCAATAGAGTCGCTGAGCGTTTGGTTTGACAAGGACAACTGGTTTACCGTCCGCGATATGCAGGCGTCCGATTTTGATCAACTGCAAAAATTGCCTACTCGCCAGCGCAAGGCTGCTGCCGCGGATGTGCGCTACTTCATAAAGAATATATGCCCTGCCGACTTCAAGCAGGCACTGTTCTTGGACAGGACCAACAGCGACAGCCCGCTCGCTTTGCAGAATGAATACTTCAAATGGCTGGAAGCTAAATACCACACGATTTCTACTGCGAACAAGGCTTATACCGACACTGCGCAGACATGGGAAGACTTTGGGATTCCGATGGATTTGGACCATCGTAAACCTGACGGCAGCCGCCGATCACAAGATTGGCGCGAGTTCATCGAGACCCGCAGCCCCGAACGCACGACGCTCTTTGATGCGGACACCGTACTTTATAAATTCCTGCGCACAGCCGACATACCGAAGAACCTTACGGCAATCCCCAGAGATGCAAAGGGTAACCCCATACTTTCGGAAATCACATACGATGACCTGGTTGCCGGTAAGCTGGGTTCTGATATCGAACATGATTTCATAACCCATTATGCCTGGGCAAAGTATATAAAGATCGACACCAGTAAAGCAATGCCGGAATGGCACATGTTCCTTAGCAAAAACAAAAAGCCGATTTCTACTGAGTTGAAAACAACAGAGCCGACAATAGAGGCAGACGCGGCTCTCTGGAACCGATTCATACAGGCCAACTGCCCTCTGGGAGCGATGAAGCTAATGCGGCCCGAAGACAACTGGCGTAGGTTCTTGGAGCACAAATATGCCGGCATAGAAGATGCCAATAGAGCATACGGCACCAGTTATTCTTCATTCGACACCGCCAGAATACCATATGCCATCTTTCAATATGACTCTTTCCTG
The Armatimonadota bacterium genome window above contains:
- a CDS encoding carbohydrate ABC transporter permease produces the protein MSLVSAVGRKSPKVRLIFLAMYLLLIIGAVTMVYPFMLMVCMATTGKSDTVELNPIPAYWANDEILFKKYIFDAAPIESLSVWFDKDNWFTVRDMQASDFDQLQKLPTRQRKAAAADVRYFIKNICPADFKQALFLDRTNSDSPLALQNEYFKWLEAKYHTISTANKAYTDTAQTWEDFGIPMDLDHRKPDGSRRSQDWREFIETRSPERTTLFDADTVLYKFLRTADIPKNLTAIPRDAKGNPILSEITYDDLVAGKLGSDIEHDFITHYAWAKYIKIDTSKAMPEWHMFLSKNKKPISTELKTTEPTIEADAALWNRFIQANCPLGAMKLMRPEDNWRRFLEHKYAGIEDANRAYGTSYSSFDTARIPYAIFQYDSFLSHKDTLRRQYFIYNFVTVLNYILLHGHALWVTIIYILLTIGTTLTVNPLAAYAMSRFRLKETYHILVFLLATMAFPAEVLMIPSFLMTKSFPVGGLIVVAVCMLGFVFFQRKFGSKMPLILSASLAAIVTGLLAGWALPRAASALHLNISASLMNSYWALVLPGLANGYGIFLLKGFFDSLPPEVYEAGLIDGAGEMRMFWSITLPLCKPILAVIALGAFGAAYGAFMQAFLVCQDPKMWTLMVFIYEFQQKHTLPLVMASLVVAAVPTLVVFLFAQNVILRGIIIPTYK
- a CDS encoding extracellular solute-binding protein produces the protein MRRRSSAKSVCAKLCFCLLILSTTIMPQSGVFANEKVELRLWNVPEKSNPDPRLVAKRRVFEAFCRMHPEIRVRVLSPLAVQEGPAYESSEFLAMAGGVAPDVLTPYVRKIPAYRQQKFCYPLNGYISRYHKRNGRPFAGIAAPSAAWEPAIDGKSVIAIPQMFYALALQCDKAAFARGGLAGRAPKDWDELYRYARHMTIDPAKEPNSKPGDRRQYGLSMLTGYAAGWHFIDYVWSGGGDVVHSYYRKNDTLIPTPPPMANYKDLGIAISDATAYYPKLQNADNTLHKLGVPTGSSAYDLEWRMVTNEPKAMRAFYFYRKLIHQPWLRNGDHEFDITPAMLKSGKATDPQTGKVFNLNDKAVRKRIYWGVTQAKDNQSGRLGGVNVAYAMQISALSDADIVDQNQFFIAPIPSYKGEKHVAYVAGDYLAISAGIMAEDKPGRHSLKAIRDAAWTYIEFCTGPQAQRITAQTLIGYGLGEYVRPSILKEIGYTDLLARQSQATKQLWNDIETNGRVEPYCPGWTNVQTRELNMPLETLINDTPNPNTGKFKYDPQRIMDDTVRNVNTMILGKMPDSEVTRRSRIGWIIFAIMAVALTLAAHKVVRLAMGSQAKVDDNEGFGVGGNKARKRLYAWLFLIPAVGTIAVWAYYPLLRGLLMAFQDYKILGGSSFVGLRNFIEAVSEPKFWQYLLQTLQYMIMLVGLGFLAPIGLAILLTEIPRFKVLFRTIFYLPAVTTGVVTLFLWKWLIYDPTEFGVINSLILWFNKIPTPLAVFIKLAVLAVGILIAASLLLQAGAKTNSSRERWLAGILGGALGAMIVGYMIGLLSSGGAHAVCATFGGKFNFSIQSFLRDPSLAMLWLVIPVIWAGTGPGCLIYLAAMKGIPEEQYEAADLDGAGFWQKIINIMYPNLQALIIINLVGAVVAGFKESSNIFLMTGGGPQDATMTTGLYIWYNAFMFLNFGLSTAMAWIMGAILLGFTLKQLQILNKIQFRNTSVDQEAKGAKG